TCACAGCCCTTATATCTGGTGCACTTAACGCTCAACAAACGCGTGTACTGCTCAAACTGCTAGATGCTATCCAAAAAGCGGTGCACAACTATGTTAAGTcgaggaagaacaagaaaaagaaggatggagacGGTGATTCACGCGGAGCTGAGCAGGTAAAAATCGACTGGCTGGATACGGAAGGTACGTGGATATTTAATATGCTATTGGATTACTGATGAGAAGATAGGTGTGCATTTGTGGAACCTTGCATCTCAGGTGAATCGCGCCACACCTACAACCCCAGAACTAAGCAAGGATGAATTGTCTACTTTCTCGGCCTGTGAGTTTCGTAACGTCATAAATTTGAAAGCTCATCGCTTGGCAGTAAGACTAACCGGCTTTCGACTTGTTGAGGCGGCTACGGACATCAGGGGTCCAACAACATGTAAATATCAGGCGTTGACTACTACGCTGACCACCGTACAGTTGTGGTACGCTTACTTGGGCTCACTGCAAAAACGATGACTGCTCTACTGGGTAGGTTCGCAGGAGTTTTGATCCATCTTACATCAACTCAGAGGCTGGAAAGACACCTATGGCAAGTCAGCTATCCCTGCAAGGAGCCGAGGTGGGACATGCAATGTTACTTTTTACTGCTCTCTGACAAGAAACAGTACGAACAATTGATCACTTCCTCAACTACCATTAAAGAAGCCTCAGAGCTCAAGCAAAAGGTCACCGTGCTCGTGTGGTATTACATGGCAAGGATAGATTTTGTGAATATTTTCCTCAGTCAGGGGACAATTCTTATGCGAAACGTAGCTGTTACGTGAAGGGAACGATTCATTTGCCTATGATCTTCTTTACAAAGCTACCCGTAATTGAAGCTTGATTGGTGGTTCAACAGAATTAGACTGACAGATTTTAGAGCTGGATGAGACATGGTCGATGGCAGCGCAGGAGTGTCGCCTTCTGGCTTCAAAATGCTGGACAGTAGGCAATGACATGCTTAACAAGCGCATCAACATTTCGGGGTCCATCGATTGGCTAAAGCAGGGGATACTTCTAGTTGAAAAGTTGATAAACCGGGGTGTTCAACTTGATCATCTTAAAGAACTTCATGTAAGTGTAGTTGGCCGGTGCCTGACAAGGATCTGATGAGCACATCAGATTGCCATTCTTAAAAGTTTGTGTAAGCTTCGCGCCCGATCACTATTCAACGCACGTTAGCTGAATGGCTCAGCTCGAGCACAGTTGGTGAAAGCAGAGGAGGACCCTCATGCTCTGACCTCAGCCACAGCAGCCCTCAATGAGTTGGGCGAACTAGTTGACGATTCTGTAAATTATCACTATAGTATTCCTTGGCTATCTTGCTGACTCTATCCTGAAGGACAAAGCAACGTTGCACGAGATGAGGTTGCTTCAGGTGCATATTCTCAAAACTAGAAAAGCACCAGAAGGAGAACTCCGAATTGGTAGATGTCATTTGCCTGCATCGAACTCCACTGACAACAATCTTTAGTCATGGAAGATATCATGAAACTCACAGATTGGACTGAAGACAGCGTGCTTGAGTAAATCATATTAAGCTCTTGTCGGCGCTCAACGTACTTATTGTCCTGCAGAATGCTGTCGCAACTGGCATCTCTCATCGGTCCGTATCCCGCTCTTCCGTCGCAATCAGTCCAGACATATCTGCGGCTGGCCCTGGCCAGCTCTTCAGGCCATCCCTATGTTCGCATAATCATGTACGAGGGTCTTTTATTCGTGAAAGCCTTGTCTCCTCCGGCAGCTGGCGTGAGCGTTGCTGCTGGAATACTAGATAGTGAATTGATTTCGATTCTGCTCTGGATCTCTCGATGATGACAATCATTGTAGTGATTTCGAAAGACCCTGACTATCAACTTGATGATAAAGTTAGCGCAATAGCCTGTCAAACGGTACGCCACATCGTATCGAACTGGGTGCTTTCGTGCTTATTTCTTCCGCAGCTTCTATGGAATATTGGTGTGTTCAATgaaagcaaggaaagaaTCACTGAAGCAGCTCACTGGTGTATGTTAACTCCCTGCGCTGTTTTCAAAGAACCTACCCTGATTCAACTATAACAGATCAGTTGGCCGCTCATGCTGTATTCAAAGAGCTTGGCGGAGAAAACATATCCAGATGCTACCGGTAAATCATGTCCGCTGGTATATCTTAGTGTGTGCACTCATACGGCACATAGAAAAGCCGCTCTATGCCATATAAAAATGGCCGATTGGGCTGCAGCCGTAAATCTGATTTCACTTTGCcccaaggaagaagcttcaACACATTATCTGGCTTTTCTAACGGCCATCCGACAAGGTGGGCACGAAAATCTTCAGCCATTGTCACAACCTCTTACACAGTATTTCAGGTCGAGAGGAAGCGGCCATCGATGCTGTTTGTTCTATTGTAGAGTGTACAGATTTTGAAGTTCAACAACTTGTTTTAATGACGTAAGCTCATTTTTTTAACGGCTACAGTTCAATCCATCTGagaccttcttctcagtTCATTCGCGAACGAAAAGGGCGCAAAGCATGTCCTTATCGCTTCTATGCGTGCCCTTCTAAACGCATTGACAGATTCCAGGGTGAACTCTGATGTGCAGATTGAAACTATCACTGTTATCAGGTGTCTGGTTCGTATGACTGTCATGGAATTGGCTCATGCGGAAGATAAGTAAGATGACCTTGAAGATACAGAGATTTCGGTCCCAAGCCCTCACTTACTGATCCTTAGAGATCGACTTATCGAGTCGATGATCGAGTATTTGCAGACAGCTATTGATATACTTACTGAAGATCCTACTAGAGGGCAAGGGCAGACAAAAGGAATATCATGGTTATACAAGTGTGGTGCGTCGTGATGGACTATACCTAGAACATAATTTGACCCATCATTAGCATATAATGTTGCAGTGCAGGGCCTCAGTACTTTATCATCAAAGTCTTTGGCAGATTTATTCGACATATCAGCGCAGGTAAACTCGATCCTTGGGAAATTCTGTTAGCTTTGACTAATGAGAAGCCGTAGCTCATGTCCATATACGACGTTATAGAGACATCAGGTGCAACAGATCCGGACCTTCACTTTATTCGTGGCTCAGCCATGTTTGCTTGCTTGTGTGGGAAGAGTGGGTTTATACCTCCGAATTAGTAGTGTCTACTGACAATATCCTGTAGTTTTCTTTTGCAGAGATCTTTCCAATGGACCAGACAAGGTATCTCAACCTACTAAAACCTTCTGAATGACTACTGACGTGAAACCTTACTTAGGTCTTATTACTTGACCAGCTTCTCGACTACGTCCCTCACTGCCGAGAAGCTCTTTCTTCAGTCAAATCAACACATCCTAGATGGCCAGTCGTTACTCATATGAGACGCATCATCGACACATCTGAAATTGAACTGCATTGCGAATCGAAAGAATGGACTGCCATACCGCCAGTTTTAGAAGTGCGTTTGTTCTGATCGTCAGGATACGGCTGATGGCGGGTTAGCGTATGAAGAAAGCACACGCAAATGGAGAGATAAGTGAGACGAATCAAAcgttggagatgatggccAACGTCTTGGTATATGATTCTAGAATTCCCTTTTGCACCTTCCTAACGATCTACTTAGTTCCAATATGAGGGGTGTCCTAGCCACAGTACGTGCTAAATACAGAAATCAAAGCTCATGGTCTCTAGTCACCTACCAGCTCCTCGAATTAATACTCGATACATGTCCAACGGTTTACGCCAAAGACATTAAACGATACTCGAGGTGGATGAGAGCAATACTGAGGATTCTACTACATCGTAAcggagcagaagaggaagctgaaTCTTTGAAATATGCGGAAAAAGCGCTTGATGTCCTAAAGACATCACTTGGGAAGAACGTGAGTTGAGGTTGATGGACCGCTTATTTGGTTGCTGACCTGCACAGGCGTATCCGTTGGATGAGATCCAGTGGCTGGTCGCGACATCCTGGAATAAGGGTCTGGAATGGTTCAGGTGAAAGAATATCTCTGTTGAGCATCTGGATGAGCTGAGCATAGAACAGCTCTTCACGCGTATCTCAAGCGAAGGCATGGTGTGAGATTGCAATGACTATAGCGACAGGAACGCCTGAGCTAAATATCGATCGTCAAAAGGTTTGTTTTGGAACTCGCCGATTGTAATTGAAACTAAACATTTATTGTCTTAGATGAACGAGCACTACGAGTGGGCTCTTTAAAAAGCTAACTAATACAAAATCACTGACTCCAGTTGCTAACAGACATCTCCTGAGCAAGATCAACTGCTAACGTAACTTCTTATCTACTAATAATACATTCCTTTCCCTGAAATATATTGAAACATTTAAGATCCGTTTGTGTAGCATGCAAAGCCATGTTGTttgattcttcttccgcatCTTGATTTGGTTTCTGACTGTTTTGGGCTCCGTCAATGTGTGTACTAAACTGGGGTTTTTTCGTCACTGCGTGGCTCTATAATTTTCCGGCGAAGGAAACTATCTGCTATCTATACTTTAGATACGTCTAATCCAGGTGGTTTCACGTCTTTGTTacgtctcttcctcgcccaaCGAATAACGAAGTAAATCAAGACGATAGCCCCAATAGCCAATAGCACCGCAATCACTTGTAATAGTCTCATGTCAGTAATGACGATTAGGTTTACAGAAATGTCGCCATTGGACTCACATGTAATTTCCCAATTCTCCAATCCTTTAGCGGTATCACTCACCTCCTGAGCCCAGCTTGAACTAGTTCCACTAATTTCGTTGTTGGATGAAGCTGTGATTGTCATGGATTTCTCTTCTGTCGTCGAAGTCATTTTGACCGCGAATTTTTggataaataaaaaagTAAGATCTGAAATACAGGTATCGAGTGAAGATATGGCATTCATCAAAAAATAGGACTTGGTTTACAGTCGTCCGCCGGCAGTATAGGCTAGACCGAAAGGTAAAAGGTAGACCTTGCAGTTCTCAAAGGAGGAATATCCCATCATCGAAATTGTTCTTTTCACGGAATAGATGATGTTTCACGTTCAGTGCTTTATGTGGAATGCAGCTCCATATGGTTGATTAGATCGCGTGAATACATTGGTATAAGCAAGGAGAGGGGGATCCTGGTGGTGCGTAGGGACTACTGCCCAAATGTCTGACTGAAGGCATGGTATGTACTATCAACCACGTATGGTCATAGTGACTGTGCATCAGCTCATTCTGGCCTCATGAGTAAATGCGATCCACCAAGGGTTAGAAGTCCTGGGCACAGCCAGTATTAAACCGGGATAATGAGCAGGGGTAGGTATATGGCCACTCAGACTTGCACAACCAACAAGtgacgaagaagctgcAAAACTTGCAAACTCAGCAGGGGGCAAACCGGTAGGCAGACGGGACATTGGACGGACTGGGAGCCCAACTGACAGTAAAGCCCGAGTTAGGTTTTATTCGACCAGGGTTTGCTGCAAATTCGAGCTTGAATGTCCAAACTGTCGCAGCCTGGAGTCATCCGTCAGTGGCGCAGTGGTCGGTGCATTCGTTCCATCAGCGTTCGTATCGTGCCCCAGCGGCCGGCCGGCCGGTGGCGGAAATAAATAAGTTTACCAAATTCCACACGTCAAACTTCTACGTATTTGTTGCTTATTAATATCTTAATaacttcttgttcttggtATTGTTACTTAATTATCTTACTCCTTATACTTTCTTGTTCGTTCACCGCGGTCGTTCTCCACTTCAGCATAACAAGAATCACAATCATTCGGCAAATTGTATCTGGAATCGAACCATTTCTCAACTCCAAATCATTAGGAAATAGGACACAAGATGGTAGCCGAGAGAACGCCCTACTCATCTTTTGCGAGCCTGCTTGCGGCATATCAAGAACAATACTCACAAGCTGGCCCTTCAACGCAGCTTGACTCGCCTATAAGTCATGAGGCTGTTCTTGACGAGCAAAGCGGATTAATTATTTCTCTCATGGAATCGCTCGAGGAAACGTGAGTGGATAATTATGCTACTGCACTATTAAAATACTAAGGTGGTCACAGCATTCGGTCAAAAACACCGACAAACTGCTCGTCATTCGAGATGGACGGTGAGGAGCAGATATCAGAAGACGAATACAAGGCGTTATTGTCAGAACATCGAGCGTGGCAGCTTATTCGTGCGGTGTATGAGTAAGTATTGCTTAGTTTATTTGATCTCATGTTCTAATAAATGTAGCAACCGGATACCCCGCACAGATCCAAACTTTGTTCCTCCATCTGCTGCACAGCAGATCATCGAAAATCCCTATACAAGTCCGGAAGATCTCGTGCAGACAATGGTCATTGAAGACCCAGAATTATCGCTTTGGGCTGTAAGTTCTTGAAGCAAGCGAAAGGTTAATTACTAATTATATTAGACATTGGTCGAGCATCTCCAAACTCGCCCTCTATTAACTTCACCGCCGCCTCTCGAAGCCAGACATGGCTATCTGCCATCCACTGTCCGCCGTTCTAAATTCCATTCGACCACAGATTCACCTTCACTCGATCCCGATTTTACCGTTCGTGATCCTCACAGTTCTTCTCTCGCGGGCGAAGACCAGACTTACCAACTGCCCCTCCTCGAAACACTATACAACCTCGTCCGATATGGAGAGCTTGAGTCAGCGATCAAAGTATGTGAACAGGGGGGTGAGCCATGGAGAGGTGCGAGTTTGATGGGTGTACGGCGGTGGACGATGGGGGGCATGAGTAAAGGAACTGAGCCAACCGTGATGACTGGAAACCGATACCGTGCCTTGTGGAAAAAGTCTTGCCGTACGATTGCCAAGAACCACACCCTCCTGCCTGCCGAGCGAAATCTCTACGCTGCTATGATCTCGGATCTACCTACGCTCTTACCGGCATGTGAGTCGTGGGAAGACTATCTTTGGGCGCACGTGCAGCATAGGATCGAAGCgagattggagaagagatggcgTGAGCTTGGAGGATTTTGGGAAGGCGAAGGGGGGGTAGGAAAGGATGacgttgaagaagtggagaTGGCCAAAGGGGGACTTGAAGAGGTTTTTGCAAGTATGAGAAATCTACAGAATGCCTCAATTTCGTAAGTCTGAATCGTGCATGCGTTCGCCTGGGTTTCTGACTGAGAAGGACAGTATTACCATGACCGAACCGTACCATGTCGCTCAGCAGATGATCCTGCTCGATCGAACAGAAGCCCTCTTCCACGGATTTGCGGATCAACTTCTGGAGCTCGAATCTGGGGTTTCTCCAGAGTGAGTGAACTCCTATCATCTGTCCCACCATCAATTAAAAGCGCATACGCTGAGGTCCTTCGTGAAAAGACTCATAGCACCTCTTCTCCGCTTTTTCACTCATCTTGCTCTCATCCTCCGTACCCTTTCTCAACCCGTTCCTGTTTCAGCGGCCAATGCTATCATTCAAGCCTATCTGCAAATTCTCGAGCGAGAAGGCAACGATAAGCTCGTCGCCATGTATGCGGCTTGTCTGAGGGAAGGTAGTGGTGAAGAAAGTTATGCGCGTTTCTTATGGTGTATGTCCGAGGGTTTTAATCCCTCGATCTGGGTTTCTCGTTCCTGTCTATGATGCTGACTTAAATACAGCGATGGACCCTTCTGCCGGCAGAGACTCCAGGTCAGAAGCGCTTTTGCGAGCCAAGAAGCATAACCTCGATGTGGCGCTCATCGCTCGCGAAACTGTCCGTCTTTgtcttgaagaagtggtCGCTGTAGGTTCTTATATCTTTTTCTCTTGGCGCACAATGATTAACCTATCACCTTTGTACAGGACCCTCCCAAGAGGCTTCTCGCTGAACCCGATATTGTTCCCATTTCTATCGGTTTGACGGAACATGATGTCGTGCTTATTAGATCTATCGAGTGGTTAATCATCTTGCCGGAAACGGCGGATGATGCGCTCGTGCGATCCTGCCAGCTCGTTCGATACTTCTTGTGTATGTTCATTCTTGTAACAACACTTAAGCAAAACTACCTTAGCTGACTAAGAACATGTGTCTAGCCAAGGGTCAAGCTAATGCCGCgcaatctcttcttctctcccttccttcccttcccacttcctcctctttaACCAATCAAAGTCACCTCCTCGAACTCGCCTCCTACAATCggctcttctctctcttctcgtccCACACTTACTTTGCCGACATCCTGTTCCGCCAACCTTCGCTTACTGCTAGCAAACTTGAAGTCCACgcttggaagaaggatctTGAGGCCTGCGTGGAAGATGTCTGGAAGGGTACTGTGGGGTTAATCAAGGAACGGTGGCTGGATTTGCCTAGCTTGTCTCCCAAGGTTGAAAAGGACGGCAAGGGGTTGTACGAGTAcgaaggggaggaggagaggcaGAAGCAACTCAAGCTTATACGACATATTTTCATCCCCGACCTCGTCCTTCGCTTGCACAACACTCTCATCGAACAATCTGTTTTATTCCCCTACTTTTTGCAGAGGGCCCTTGAACTGGCGAGCATAGTGGCGGATGGGAGATATAGAGTGTACGAGGGCTTTCTGCCACTGGCGACGATTGCTGGAGGTGCGGAAATGGTTGGGGGTGGCGAAAAGGGTGTCAGCCGGCTTGAGGTGTACATGGACAAGATCAGGGAGGTGGCACTTGAGGTGTTAAAGTCAGGAAATGGGAACGCTTTCAAGGTCAGGAGACTGGCATGAGAGAAAGGACAACGTATTTAAGTCGATTCCACATATGACAATGCCAAGGATATAGACAATGAAGACAGATGCAAGAGTATATgcaatgaagaagacaagtaagaagagatgaagagatacACATGACGATCAACATACAGGCCACACTTGATTAAATGTGTTTGTGTCCGCTCAAGACTAAATATTAAGCCGATTCAATGGCTTCTATACTACTACAGCTCAACATCTCCTTTATTAGAGTCGATGCCATTACCCAATACGATTTCCAGTCCTTCCTCTCACCACACCGACAGGGGCAACAGACGGCGCGACACCTTCCCCACTCACTCTCGCCGCGTTGACCTTCAGAACATGCTGGTGTAAATTACCACTCCTGCTCGGTATTTTCTTTGCCACAGGACTTCCTAAAGCGGAAGGGGCGGTGATGGTAGCCTGGGGGTTGATTGAGCCTAAAGGCTGTCTCATACCGACCATATTTGACGAGGGAGGGAAAGATGCTGCTTGAGGTTGGGTAGGCATTGAATTGGGACGACGAATGAATGGGCTAGGAAGGTCGGGGTCATCAAATGACCATTTGGCCGGAGTGGCAGCTTCACGATATATAAATGTCGGAGCCGGGATCTGCGTGGGCGCTACGCTTGCTAGACGGTTGTTGCCGGTAGAAAATGATTCGCCAGAAGCAGGACACTCTTGCTGAGCAACGACAATAGAGGGAGCGACAGAGCTTTTTCGAGGTCGAGGTACCcaaggagagggaatggCGCTGATCATGGAAACATCTTCGCAGCACACACTCTGCAGCTCGCTAGGGCTACCAATAGATATGCGCTGCTGTCGTATGGGGAAACTGAACTGCTTGGCGGGGGTTGACTGAGTAGCACCCGCCCATTCTTGGGCCGTTTGAGCACGAACAACACCCGCAAGATTGCCCATTGATTTGGTGGCAGCTCGACGAAGAGGAGTGGCAGGTCGAGGTTGAAAGTGGGAAGTACTAAAACGTGCCTCAAGAGGGGCAAGAGGGGCAGGAGAGACGGCAGCAGTGGCTAGAGGAATTTTCGACGGGGTATCAAGACAGCGAGTGAATCGAGACACGGAAGGTGATGCTGGTGCAGTGCTATATGGGTATCAGTATGCTGTCGACAAGCACGAAAAACAAAGTCCAAACTCACTTGCGTTCCTCTAAGGGAGGCCGAGCGATACCTACTGCACCAGTATGGGGTTGACCTGTACGCTGAATCAGCTCACTTTACCTTGAACATCACGCATTATAACGGACACTTCTCATCAGGCACATCGGTCACTCCGAAAGCCGTTTCCTtggcctcttcttccagctctctATATCTTTCCCACtgctccttttcctcccgGAACCTCTCCCATTGGCCTCTCAGACTCTCCGCCGCTTGATTCAACTTTCTCTGAGTTTCCTttgcttcctcttctcgacTGTCACAAAGATCTTCCCTAGCCTGCAAActtgcttctctcccagccagctccttctctctttcgtCCAAGGCTACAGCCCGCGCTCTGATCTGATCCTCGAATTGTTTGAGCTCGTCACGTTTGGcaaagagaagggaagtCCTAATGGTCAATTAATACAGGTGCTAAGGGTTTGTTGTACACGTACTGGTTCTGAACTGTGAAGAGTTTTCGATGTAACTTCATCTCGGGCATCTCTAGGAGGTCCTTGGTAGAGGGTCGCTTTGCGGGCTGCATGTAAAGTTAGTTAGATGCTACAGTAGTTGAATGGCTGGACGAACATGCAAAGTAAGCATAGCTTTAATGACACTACGCAAAGCTGGGGAGTAACGAGCCGGAAGAGGGGGTATCTTGCCAGATTTTACCATGGTTATGAGTTCAGCTTGTGTTTGAGCGGCGGAGAATGGAGAGCTGCATATTGACCAGTCAGTTATTCTCTGACCGAGGTTAAGACAATGATACGCACTGAAGAGCACACATCTCGTAGACCAAACATCCCAAGCTCCATATATCTGACTTCGTGTCGTATCGGTTTTCTGCAAGGATTTCTGGAGGCATATACAGAGGAGTGCCGACATACGTGCTGGTAAATGATGCAGTACCCATGTCTTTGCTCAATCCGAAATCTCCCAATTTGACAAATTCGTCGGAAAGAAATACTAAATATAAATGTTAGCTGAGATATAGAGGCGAGACCTGCGATACGTACCATTTTCCGGTTTTAGGTCACGATGTAACACTTGGTATCTGGCTACTCCGCCATCCGTTGACGGAGCAACAACACTTTGCCGGCCTCCAGTATTGGCGGGACGTTCTGCCGGCCAATGGcagtgatgaagagcaagTACAATTTGCAGAAAGATATTCCATATCTTATCTTctgggagggaagaattATTGCGTTGGGCTCTTCTGATCAGGGTACCAAGGTCACCTGAGGTGCAGTACTGTGAATACGTTAGAGGATTATTGTAATTGATACCCTAAATGGGACGTACCTCCATGACTATATATATCCGTTCGTTCTTAGGGTCCTTAATCTTCTGAATGAGCTGTACGATATTTCGATGTTTTAGCGAGTCGAGGATGGCTCTGTTATTTGAAGAAGTCAGTTTACAGGTATCAGAACATCGAATGAGGGCCTACACTTCAGCAAGGATCTGCTTGCGGTCTTTCTCTGTCATTTTCGAATAGTCCAGTTGCTTGAGGGCGAATTCCTAAATGACGACGCTTCAGCGACAGCCAAAACAGCTCAATGTTGACTATTTACCTTGCCATCCGACACTCTCTGAACTTTGCTAATGACTCCAAAACTCCCCTTGCCAATATTTGATATTAGCTTATACTTCTCCAGCTCTGCTACATCGGCATATCCAGAACTGGAAGTGACGCCAGCAGATCGTCGAGGAGCCGCCATGTTGACCTCGTAGCCCAAGTGGTCAAAGGATGGTCGAAATTTGTCTTGGTGCGTTGGTTAAAGTTGGCTGTCTGGGCCTCTAAGGATAGCTTAAATCTTGGATGACCGCAATTTAACTTTAAGTTAGTCAAACAAGGCGAATAGGGCCTAAGATGAgtatggaaagaagatatAGAAAGCGATCAACAAGACAAACCAAAGTCAGGCGCGGAAGGGACGGGAGAAATTAGAAATAAATTAGGAGCTTTCTAGGTTTTTAATTACGGTGTTTACGAGTTAAGAATGACCTCCACCCTCACATTCAAGATTTTTGGCCACCATCCTGGTGACTGTCAGAAGCGTATACCTCCTCGAATAAGTCTTTATTGTGCATCTATAACAAAAAAACAAAGAGCAGATTGAGCACAATGCCCAGCCCGTCTCCGGAGgcatcctcctcaatgTCTCAACCTGGACCTCCATCCCgctccccttctcccgcGTCCTCCAACCCCGACGCTCCTGAAGCATCGCACAACAAGACGTTCGCAGACCTCGGTATCAGTCCGGAGCTATGCCGAGCATGTGCTTCGATGGGCTTTAAGAAACCTTCAGATATTCAGGCTGAAGCAATTCCTCATGCTTTAGAAGGCAAGGATATCATTGGTCTTGCTCAGACCGGTTCCGGTAAAACGGCAGCATTTAGTTTGCCGATTCTGCAGACATTATGGGAGAATCCTCAACCATTTTTCGCTCTTGTGTTGGCGCCCACTCGGTAAGTGATCTTTTGGATAAACTTGGACGTATTCTGATAAAGCTGTAGTGAACTGGCGTATCAAATCTCTCAACAAGTAACCTCTCTTGGATCTGGCATCGGCGTTCGCACGGCTGTCTTAGTCGGCGGTATGGATATGATGTCTCAATCTATCGCCCTCTCTAAGCGACCTCACATTATTGTGGCCACCCCTGGTCGATTAATGGACCATTTGGAAAACACCAAGGGCTTCTCTCTTAAATCCTTAAAATATCTGGTCGgtactttttttttcccgTGTGTGTTGCGCTTACGCCCGTATCAGGTAATGGACGAAGCCGATCGTCTTCTCGATCTCGATTTCGGACCTATCATCGACAAAATCCTTAAAGTTATCCCAAAGGAGCGTAACACATACCTTTTCTCTGCTACTATGACGACCAAAGTTGCCAAGCTTCAACGTGCTTCTTTGAATAAGCCTGTCCGCGTCGAAGTCTCTTCTAAGTACTCGACTGTCTCTACCCTCCTACAACActatctcctccttcctcttaAGAACAAGGACGCTTATCTTCTTTACCTTGCCAACGagctttcttcatcttccatgaTGATTTTTACCCGTACCGTCGCCGACTCTCAGCGATTATCCATTATCCTTCGTCGTCTCGGTTTCCCAGCCATCCCATTGCATGGCCAAATGACCCAAAGCCTCCGACTGGCAAGTTTGAACAAGTTTAAATCCGGTGGAAGAAGCATTTTGGTGGCCACCGACGTTGCTTCTCGTGGTCTTGACATTCCTCTCGTCGATCTCGTCATCGTACGTCTATTCTTACACCTTCGCTTGAACGCAGACTAATCTCCAGCTTCAGAACTACGACATGCCTACAAATTCTAAAGACTACGTCCACCGTGTCGGTCGTACTGCCCGTGCAGGTCGTTCCGGTAAATCCATCACTCTCGTCACGCAATACGACGTTGAGATTCTTCAACGTATCGAATCCCATATTGGCAAGAAAATGACTTCTTTTGATGTCGACAAGGAGGCAGTTGCACTCCTGACCGACACTGTTGCGAAAGCAAACAGGGAAGCGGcgttggagatgagggagagtggtactggtggtggaggtggcaAGCGAGGAAGGGATAAGGGGAAGCGAAAGACCTTTGGCGATGGAGATGACAGGGATAGGGACGATGATGTTGTGGAAGCTGGTGTgccgag
This Cryptococcus neoformans var. neoformans JEC21 chromosome 9 sequence DNA region includes the following protein-coding sequences:
- a CDS encoding nuclear pore complex protein, putative; this encodes MVAERTPYSSFASLLAAYQEQYSQAGPSTQLDSPISHEAVLDEQSGLIISLMESLEETIRSKTPTNCSSFEMDGEEQISEDEYKALLSEHRAWQLIRAVYDNRIPRTDPNFVPPSAAQQIIENPYTSPEDLVQTMVIEDPELSLWATLVEHLQTRPLLTSPPPLEARHGYLPSTVRRSKFHSTTDSPSLDPDFTVRDPHSSSLAGEDQTYQLPLLETLYNLVRYGELESAIKVCEQGGEPWRGASLMGVRRWTMGGMSKGTEPTVMTGNRYRALWKKSCRTIAKNHTLLPAERNLYAAMISDLPTLLPACESWEDYLWAHVQHRIEARLEKRWRELGGFWEGEGGVGKDDVEEVEMAKGGLEEVFASMRNLQNASISITMTEPYHVAQQMILLDRTEALFHGFADQLLELESGVSPELIAPLLRFFTHLALILRTLSQPVPVSAANAIIQAYLQILEREGNDKLVAMYAACLREGSGEESYARFLWSMDPSAGRDSRSEALLRAKKHNLDVALIARETVRLCLEEVVADPPKRLLAEPDIVPISIGLTEHDVVLIRSIEWLIILPETADDALVRSCQLVRYFLSKGQANAAQSLLLSLPSLPTSSSLTNQSHLLELASYNRLFSLFSSHTYFADILFRQPSLTASKLEVHAWKKDLEACVEDVWKGTVGLIKERWLDLPSLSPKVEKDGKGLYEYEGEEERQKQLKLIRHIFIPDLVLRLHNTLIEQSVLFPYFLQRALELASIVADGRYRVYEGFLPLATIAGGAEMVGGGEKGVSRLEVYMDKIREVALEVLKSGNGNAFKVRRLA
- a CDS encoding expressed protein; translated protein: MPKDPFTAIQESLDDARPQLTALISGALNAQQTRVLLKLLDAIQKAVHNYVKSRKNKKKKDGDGDSRGAEQVKIDWLDTEGVHLWNLASQVNRATPTTPELSKDELSTFSALRLTGFRLVEAATDIRGPTTFVVRLLGLTAKTMTALLEAGKTPMASQLSLQGAEYEQLITSSTTIKEASELKQKVTVLVWYYMARIDFLLREGNDSFAYDLLYKATQLDETWSMAAQECRLLASKCWTVGNDMLNKRINISGSIDWLKQGILLVEKLINRGVQLDHLKELHIAILKSLSRAQLVKAEEDPHALTSATAALNELGELVDDSDKATLHEMRLLQVHILKTRKAPEGELRIVMEDIMKLTDWTEDSVLEMLSQLASLIGPYPALPSQSVQTYLRLALASSSGHPYVRIIMYEGLLFVKALSPPAAGVSVAAGILDMISKDPDYQLDDKVSAIACQTLLWNIGVFNESKERITEAAHWYQLAAHAVFKELGGENISRCYRKAALCHIKMADWAAAVNLISLCPKEEASTHYLAFLTAIRQGREEAAIDAVCSIVECTDFEVQQLVLMTSFANEKGAKHVLIASMRALLNALTDSRVNSDVQIETITVIRCLVRMTVMELAHAEDKDRLIESMIEYLQTAIDILTEDPTRGQGQTKGISWLYKCAYNVAVQGLSTLSSKSLADLFDISAQLMSIYDVIETSGATDPDLHFIRGSAMFACLCGKIFFCRDLSNGPDKVLLLDQLLDYVPHCREALSSVKSTHPRWPVVTHMRRIIDTSEIELHCESKEWTAIPPVLERMKKAHANGEISETNQTLEMMANVLFQYEGCPSHITYQLLELILDTCPTVYAKDIKRYSRWMRAILRILLHRNGAEEEAESLKYAEKALDVLKTSLGKNAYPLDEIQWLVATSWNKGLEWFSSSRVSQAKAWCEIAMTIATGTPELNIDRQKMNEHYEWAL
- a CDS encoding ATP-dependent RNA helicase, putative; protein product: MPSPSPEASSSMSQPGPPSRSPSPASSNPDAPEASHNKTFADLGISPELCRACASMGFKKPSDIQAEAIPHALEGKDIIGLAQTGSGKTAAFSLPILQTLWENPQPFFALVLAPTRELAYQISQQVTSLGSGIGVRTAVLVGGMDMMSQSIALSKRPHIIVATPGRLMDHLENTKGFSLKSLKYLVMDEADRLLDLDFGPIIDKILKVIPKERNTYLFSATMTTKVAKLQRASLNKPVRVEVSSKYSTVSTLLQHYLLLPLKNKDAYLLYLANELSSSSMMIFTRTVADSQRLSIILRRLGFPAIPLHGQMTQSLRLASLNKFKSGGRSILVATDVASRGLDIPLVDLVINYDMPTNSKDYVHRVGRTARAGRSGKSITLVTQYDVEILQRIESHIGKKMTSFDVDKEAVALLTDTVAKANREAALEMRESGTGGGGGKRGRDKGKRKTFGDGDDRDRDDDVVEAGVPRKKNKFTPGGKKKARK